DNA sequence from the Mesotoga sp. UBA6090 genome:
GCTACAGATGAACTTCTAGTGGGTTTCGTCTCCAATGAGTTTTCACATCAGTATTTTCTATGGAACGATGAATCTTCAAGCATAAAGGGCGTTGTAGATCTTTTTGGGACCAGACTACTGCCGGGCGAATCGATTGAACTGGAGACAATGGCTATATATGGCAGTGACACTCTCTGGGAAATGCTTGAAGAGTATGCTGACTTGATAAGGCAGAAGAACTCAGTAAAATTCAGAGAATTCGAAGGGATCGGATGGTGCAGCTGGTACCACTATTTCACAGAGATCACTTTCGAGGAGCTGTTAAAGAATGTGAGACTTCTCGCAGAAATCAGAGATCGAGAGAAGATAGACTACAGGCTTGTTCAGCTGGATGACGGCTATCAAGAAGACATAGGTGACTGGCTTCAAACCAATTCCAAGTTTCCGGGATTGAAGGAAATCGCATCGGAAATCAGGGGAGAAGGGTTCAAGGCAGGACTTTGGATAGCGCCCTTTTCCGCTTCTGAGACTTCCAGACTGTTCTACGAACACAGAAATTGGTTTGTGAGAAACGATGATGAAAGCCCCAAAGTTGCTTACAGAAACTGGGGGAAGCGGATATTCGCCCTCGACATTACGAATCCCGAAGCCTTGAGTTATCTTGAAAACTTGATAAAGTCGATTAGAGATTCTGGCTTCGATTACTTGAAGATAGATTTCCTATTCGCGGGTGCTATCCCGGGAAAGAGGTTTGATGAAAGCGTAAGTCCCATTGAAGCCTACAGAACAGGTATGCGGATAATCAGAAACTCTGCTGGAGAAGATTGCTTCATTCTTGGCTGTGGTGCGCCACTCCTCCCTTCAGTTGGTTTTGTCGATGGAATGAGGATAGGATCAGATACTGCTCCTCATTGGAACGGTGAACCCATGGATATCGGGGTTCCCAGCGCAAGATTCTGCTTGAGAAACGCATATACAAGATCCTTCATGCACCGAAGACTGTGGCTCAACGATCCCGATACGATCATCCTCGGAGACTGCGATCTCACCGAAGAAGAAAAGAGAATCTTTGCCCTGTCGGTGGGATTGCTTGACGGAATGATGCTCAATAGCGATGACATGGCGGGAGTAGACAACAATGGAATAGAGCTGCTAAGAGAAGCGATATCGCTTAGAGGAGGAGAACCAAGGGTATTCCTTGACGGTATGAATGGGGTTTTTGCGGCCTGTACGAGGAAGGCCCCTCAAAGTAACGTGATTTCATTTGTGAATCTTACTGATACACCGAGGCATTCTATAAAACTAAAGGAGATGTATCGGGATTGGTCCGGTGGGGTACCTTCTGTCGATGAAGTTGAGCTTCCAGAAAGAAGCATCTGGATAGAGAAGATGGGATCCACTACAGAATGAATCCATCGCCCGAACCTGTTCGCAAAGAAGGAATATTGCTTATTGCACTCTCATTATTCACACAATAATGCTTTCAGTAGCTGATTTCTGTTTTCCGGAGGTGAGGTTTCAATCCTCCTGGACCAGAATCCAGACGGTCAACGGTGGGATCTCGGCCGTGTCCTCGTAAAAAGAAATGCTTCTTCCAGAAAGGTATTCGCAGAATTCTCCTTCGAATTGAGGGTTGAAGAAGGCATTCTCCCTTGAAGGGTTAATCGCAACGATCACTTCGTCAGAGTCCTTCCATCTCCTGAATGAGAAAACCGGTCCTTCAGCCGTCAATACTTCATATTCTCCATCTCTAATCGATTCATGAGCTCTTCTAAGATCAA
Encoded proteins:
- a CDS encoding glycoside hydrolase family 36 protein — encoded protein: ATDELLVGFVSNEFSHQYFLWNDESSSIKGVVDLFGTRLLPGESIELETMAIYGSDTLWEMLEEYADLIRQKNSVKFREFEGIGWCSWYHYFTEITFEELLKNVRLLAEIRDREKIDYRLVQLDDGYQEDIGDWLQTNSKFPGLKEIASEIRGEGFKAGLWIAPFSASETSRLFYEHRNWFVRNDDESPKVAYRNWGKRIFALDITNPEALSYLENLIKSIRDSGFDYLKIDFLFAGAIPGKRFDESVSPIEAYRTGMRIIRNSAGEDCFILGCGAPLLPSVGFVDGMRIGSDTAPHWNGEPMDIGVPSARFCLRNAYTRSFMHRRLWLNDPDTIILGDCDLTEEEKRIFALSVGLLDGMMLNSDDMAGVDNNGIELLREAISLRGGEPRVFLDGMNGVFAACTRKAPQSNVISFVNLTDTPRHSIKLKEMYRDWSGGVPSVDEVELPERSIWIEKMGSTTE